A stretch of Primulina tabacum isolate GXHZ01 chromosome 13, ASM2559414v2, whole genome shotgun sequence DNA encodes these proteins:
- the LOC142521926 gene encoding uncharacterized protein LOC142521926 encodes MKAVTVACPFDQWGIDIVGTFLIAYAQKNFLLVAVDYFSKWLEAEPLARITENDVLKFLWKTYPQNNGQVEVTNRTLVQGLEVRLGKAKGNWVDELPSVLWAYRTTQREGTKETPFSLVYGNEAVLSAEIGLESARVVFYDEYNDARRATDLDLLEEKTEAASIHMEAYKNRIEQSYNRRVIQRNFQVGDLVLRKVQEEQRGKLDPKWEGPFKVIERLSSGA; translated from the exons ATGAAGGCTGTCACGGTTGCCTGTCCTTTTGACCAGTGGGGAATAGATATTGTGGGGACTTTTCTTATAGCTTATGCTCAGAAGAATTTCCTATTGGTAGCAGTTGACTATTTTTCAAAATGGCTGGAAGCAGAGCCTCTAGCCAGAATCACTGAGAATGATGTCCTGAAGTTCTTGTGGAAGA CTTACCCACAGAATAATGGTCAGGTAGAGGTGACTAATCGGACACTGGTGCAGGGTCTAGAGGTTCGCCTTGGCAAAGCTAAGGGCAATTGGGTGGATGAGCTACCAAGTGTCTTATGGGCATACCGAACCACTCAGAGGGAAGGAACCAAAGAAACTCCTTTCAGTTTGGTCTACGGTAATGAGGCAGTGCTCTCGGCTGAGATTGGGTTGGAATCGGCAAGGGTAGTGTTTTATGACGAATACAATGATGCGAGACGCGCTACTGATCTAGATCTTTTGGAAGAAAAGACAGAGGCTGCCAGCATTCACATGGAAGCTTATAAAAACCGAATTGAACAGTCTTATAATCGGAGAGTCATCCAGAGGAACTTCCAGGTAGGTGACTTGGTCCTGAGGAAAGTGCAAGAAGAGCAGAGAGGGAAATTGGACCCAAAGTGGGAGGGTCCCTTCAAAGTTATTGAAAGGCTGAGCTCTGGAGCCTAA
- the LOC142523191 gene encoding uncharacterized protein LOC142523191 — MHNQSKLFFIDGPGGTGKTFLYRSMLAHLRKMGKIIIAVATSGIAATLMQGGRTAHSRFQIPLRPTASTLCKIKKQTELAELIRRASAIVWDEAPMANRYAFESVSKSFQDIMENQIAFGGKTMVFGGDFQQVLPVVKRGSKAEQIAASISRSTFWHCVKIVHLQQNMRSAQDIELSQFLLHIGDGLQHTVNHDFIKLPDSMIIPWEGEQSIQMLIDAVFPNMINHVNDENYMVHRAIITPKNFDVDNINQMLILKFPGEEKEYTSWDSVEDDNHNLFQEEFLNSLSPSGLPPHRIIFEVGSPIMLLRNVAPELGLCNGTRLISRGLGRNFIDAEIITGPHKGTRFFLHRMPLKSEDNSGFPFELTRRQFPIRLSFALTINKSQGQTIQNIGIFLRNHVFSHGQLYVALFRGVSQNSTKILVKDGNLHRRSGVFTRNVVFKDILLPNRE, encoded by the coding sequence ATGCATAACCAATCAAAACTTTTCTTCATTGATGGTCCTGGAGGTACTGGTAAGACTTTTTTATACCGCTCGATGTTGGCACATCTAAGAAAAATGGGTAAAATTATAATTGCGGTAGCAACATCTGGGATAGCTGCGACATTAATGCAAGGTGGAAGAACTGCACATTCACGTTTTCAGATTCCACTTAGACCAACTGCATCAACACTttgcaaaataaaaaaacaaaccgAACTTGCAGAACTAATAAGGCGTGCATCAGCTATAGTATGGGACGAGGCTCCAATGGCAAATCGCTACGCTTTTGAATCCGTCAGTAAGAGTTTCCAAGATATTATGGAAAATCAAATAGCATTTGGAGGGAAGACAATGGTTTTTGGTGGTGATTTCCAACAAGTTTTACCAGTTGTTAAACGAGGGTCAAAGGCAGAACAAATTGCTGCAAGTATTTCAAGGTCAACATTTTGGCATTGCGTAAAGATAGTACATCTTCAACAGAATATGAGATCTGCTCAAGATATTGAGTTATCGCAATTTCTCTTGCACATAGGTGATGGATTGCAACATACTGTGAATCATGATTTCATTAAATTACCAGATTCAATGATCATACCATGGGAAGGTGAACAATCAATTCAGATGTTGATTGATGCTGTTTTCCCTAATATGATAAATCATGTTAACGATGAAAACTATATGGTCCATAGAGCCATCATCACACCAAAAAATTTTGATGTCGACAATATTAATCAAATGCTCATTCTCAAGTTTCCTGGAGAGGAAAAAGAGTATACATCTTGGGATAGTGTAGAAGACGACAATCACAACCTTTTTCAAGAAGAATTTTTGAATTCCCTTAGTCCAAGTGGTTTGCCACCGCATAGAATCATATTTGAAGTAGGAAGTCCGATCATGCTCTTGAGAAATGTTGCGCCCGAACTTGGTCTATGCAATGGAACAAGATTAATATCCCGCGGTCTTGGTAGAAATTTCATAGATGCCGAGATCATAACAGGTCCTCATAAGGGCACCAGATTCTTTCTACATAGAATGCCCTTGAAAAGTGAAGATAACTCTGGATTTCCATTTGAGCTGACACGTCGACAGTTTCCCATAAGGCTTAGTTTTGCTTTGACAATAAACAAATCACAAGGTCAAACAATCCAAAATATTGGCATTTTTTTGCGTAACCATGTGTTCAGTCACGGTCAGCTATATGTGGCACTTTTCAGAGGAGTCTCACAAAATTCTACAAAAATTTTGGTAAAAGACGGTAATTTACATCGTCGATCTGGTGTATTCACAAGAAATGTTGTTTTCAAAGACATCTTGCTACCTAATAGAGAATGA